Proteins from a genomic interval of Verrucomicrobium sp.:
- the glmM gene encoding phosphoglucosamine mutase, which translates to MKLFGTDGIRGRANHYPITPEVACRLGVLVGELFPGPEGRARVLIGRDTRLSGPMLEAALAAGLLSAGAEVIPLGVVPTPAVATLARSLSATAGIVLSASHNPYEDNGIKIFQASGYKCDDALEARIEAALLSPEPPAAPRPDGAALGRVNPRGDAADLYVKAVLASWPAGLSLAGTRIVVDAANGAAFQTTPAALRALGAEVLVFHDRPDGVNINAGCGSTHPEVVEALVREHKADFGLSHDGDADRLIACDETGAALDGDEVLAVVGLHLLRAGALDGGGIAATVMSNLALDELFAAHGAAVHRSAVGDRAVLELMREKGLVLGGEPSGHMICAAHATTGDGLLSALQLLRVMRETGKPLSALRAVLKKYPQLLVNVKVRERVPFSDLPEVGAALAAVEAEMGAQGRAFLRYSGTEPKVRLLLEAKEGERLPVLAEKILGPLKKAIGA; encoded by the coding sequence ATGAAACTCTTCGGGACCGACGGGATCCGGGGGCGCGCCAACCACTACCCGATCACGCCGGAGGTGGCCTGCCGCCTCGGCGTCCTGGTGGGGGAACTCTTTCCCGGCCCGGAGGGGCGCGCGCGCGTCCTCATCGGGCGGGACACCCGCCTCTCCGGCCCCATGCTGGAGGCGGCGCTGGCCGCCGGGCTCCTCTCCGCCGGGGCGGAGGTGATCCCGCTGGGCGTCGTGCCGACGCCCGCCGTCGCCACCCTCGCCCGCTCCCTCTCCGCCACGGCAGGGATCGTCCTCTCCGCCTCCCACAACCCGTACGAGGACAACGGGATCAAGATCTTCCAGGCCAGCGGCTACAAGTGCGACGACGCGCTGGAAGCCCGCATCGAGGCCGCGCTCCTTTCTCCCGAGCCGCCCGCCGCGCCCCGGCCGGACGGGGCCGCCCTGGGCCGGGTCAATCCGCGCGGCGACGCGGCCGACCTCTACGTGAAAGCGGTGCTGGCCTCCTGGCCCGCCGGGCTCTCCCTGGCCGGGACGCGCATCGTCGTCGACGCGGCCAACGGGGCCGCCTTCCAGACCACGCCCGCCGCGCTCCGCGCCCTCGGCGCGGAAGTCCTCGTCTTTCATGACCGCCCGGACGGGGTGAACATCAACGCCGGCTGCGGCAGCACCCACCCGGAGGTCGTCGAGGCCCTGGTGCGGGAGCACAAGGCCGACTTCGGCCTCTCCCATGACGGCGACGCCGACCGCCTCATCGCCTGCGACGAGACGGGCGCCGCTCTGGACGGGGACGAGGTGCTGGCGGTCGTCGGCCTTCACCTGCTCCGCGCGGGGGCGCTGGACGGCGGCGGGATCGCCGCCACCGTCATGAGCAACCTGGCGCTCGACGAGCTGTTCGCCGCCCACGGGGCGGCGGTCCACCGCAGCGCGGTGGGCGACCGCGCGGTGCTCGAGCTCATGCGGGAGAAGGGCCTGGTCCTGGGCGGCGAGCCCTCCGGCCACATGATCTGCGCGGCCCACGCCACCACCGGGGACGGCCTCCTCTCCGCCCTCCAGCTCCTGCGCGTCATGCGGGAGACGGGCAAGCCCCTGAGCGCGCTGCGCGCCGTGCTGAAAAAATATCCGCAGCTCCTGGTCAACGTGAAGGTGCGGGAGCGCGTCCCCTTCTCCGACCTGCCGGAGGTCGGCGCCGCCCTGGCCGCCGTGGAGGCGGAGATGGGCGCGCAGGGCCGCGCGTTCCTGCGCTACTCCGGCACGGAGCCGAAGGTGCGCCTCCTGCTGGAGGCGAAGGAAGGGGAGCGGCTGCCCGTCCTGGCGGAAAAGATCCTGGGGCCGCTTAAGAAGGCCATCGGCGCCTAG
- a CDS encoding response regulator: MASSLKVLILEDDPAIGEIQVAMLGALGYVAVLARHGGAALDACRAHRDQGEPFQLALLDLTIEGGLGGREIVPKLKELDAALRLIACSGFCEETLNAQLLREGFADVLAKPFRPQELAAVLEKNRP; encoded by the coding sequence ATGGCCTCCTCCCTCAAGGTCCTCATCCTGGAGGACGACCCGGCGATCGGGGAAATCCAGGTGGCCATGCTCGGCGCGCTCGGCTACGTCGCCGTCCTGGCCCGGCACGGCGGCGCGGCGCTCGACGCCTGCCGCGCGCACCGGGACCAGGGGGAACCCTTCCAGCTCGCCCTCCTGGACCTGACGATCGAAGGGGGGCTGGGGGGCCGGGAAATCGTCCCGAAGCTCAAGGAGCTCGACGCGGCGCTCCGCCTCATCGCCTGCAGCGGCTTCTGCGAGGAGACGCTCAACGCCCAACTGCTGCGGGAGGGCTTCGCCGACGTCTTGGCCAAGCCGTTCCGCCCGCAGGAGTTGGCGGCGGTTTTGGAAAAGAACCGGCCTTAA
- a CDS encoding phosphoenolpyruvate carboxylase, with protein sequence MKKKSPQRPAGRQAVLEAGLAKVDRDLGFLIETFANVLRRLGEGSLADHLPWSPGAARKKARLVKGGELPPRLGQAYSIAFQLLNLVEENAAAQSRRARETAYGVAAESGLWGDQLSRLKSLRLPAAKLAEALGRVRIEPVLTAHPTEAKRSTVLEQHRVLYLLLQQRENPIFTPGEQEELVRQIETVLERIWRTGEVLTIKPDVAAERAAALHYLRDVFPEVLPDLDNRLRLAWESLGHDPELLADPLARPRVSFGSWVGGDRDGHPLVTAQTTKETLKELRLGALVVLKRHLDELTGALCLSAADQPPPAYLLQRIGRLAADLPEEAGETLLRRHAQEPWRQFASLVTAKLPLELAEGIDPRISEASGRYHHARQLQADLQLLRRSLVDVGARRIAAQDLDPVIRLVDVVGFHLAALDIRQNSRFHDLALAQLMNAAGMDGDGFLKMGEEERLEFLRMELASPRPFTHPHTFLGPESEAVQSCYVVLVSHLRKYGAEGVGALIVSMTRRLSDLLVVYLLAREAGLARTTEEGLVCLLPVVPLFETIDDLQHSPQILEEFLQHPITRRSLQAQQNGTVLHLLDRAIHGPSHVEEKPLTHPGPLVQQVMIGYSDSNKDSGILSSQWNLHRAQETLTAVGKRCGVRLRFFHGRGGTISRGGGPTHRFLEAVPVGSLQGDLRLTEQGETIAQKYANRITATYNLEILLAGTAGVTLRQEHQPRKPHRLEPLLDTLAEWSGEHYRRLLQREHFMEFYAQATPIDALEVSGIGSRPSRRTGQRNLEDLRAIPWVFSWTQSRFYLPGWYGVGTALETLKEKDPATFRALAGHAREWPFLGYVLMNVETNVASADAETMRSYAALVTRKKVRETFLGIILEEFERTRSLFEEIFQGSFAARRPRMVKTLQMREEPLAFLHREQIALLAKWRKLREGDPASAEQLRPTLLLSINAIASGLRTTG encoded by the coding sequence TTGAAGAAGAAGTCTCCCCAACGCCCCGCCGGCCGCCAGGCCGTGCTCGAGGCCGGCTTGGCCAAGGTCGACCGCGATCTCGGCTTTCTCATCGAGACGTTCGCCAACGTCCTCCGCCGTTTGGGCGAGGGCTCCCTGGCCGACCACCTTCCCTGGTCGCCCGGCGCGGCGCGGAAAAAGGCCCGCCTGGTGAAGGGCGGCGAGCTGCCCCCGCGCCTCGGCCAGGCCTACTCCATCGCCTTCCAGCTCCTCAACCTGGTGGAGGAAAACGCCGCCGCCCAGTCCCGCCGCGCGCGGGAGACGGCCTACGGCGTCGCCGCGGAGTCGGGCCTCTGGGGCGACCAGCTCTCCCGCCTCAAGAGCCTGCGCCTGCCCGCCGCCAAACTCGCGGAGGCCCTGGGCCGCGTCCGCATCGAGCCGGTCCTCACCGCCCACCCCACGGAGGCCAAGCGCTCCACCGTCCTGGAGCAGCACCGCGTCCTCTACCTTCTGCTCCAGCAGCGGGAGAACCCCATCTTCACCCCGGGCGAGCAGGAGGAGCTGGTCCGGCAGATCGAGACGGTGCTCGAGCGCATCTGGCGGACGGGCGAGGTCCTCACCATCAAGCCCGACGTCGCCGCCGAGCGGGCCGCCGCCCTCCACTACCTGCGCGACGTCTTCCCGGAGGTGCTGCCCGATCTGGACAACCGCCTTCGCCTGGCCTGGGAAAGCCTGGGCCACGACCCCGAGCTTCTGGCCGATCCGCTGGCGCGCCCGCGCGTTTCCTTCGGCTCGTGGGTCGGCGGGGACCGGGACGGCCACCCCCTCGTCACCGCGCAGACGACGAAGGAGACCTTGAAGGAGCTGCGCCTGGGCGCCCTGGTCGTCCTCAAGCGCCACCTGGACGAGCTGACCGGCGCCCTCTGCCTTTCCGCCGCCGACCAGCCGCCCCCCGCCTACCTCCTGCAGCGCATCGGGCGCCTGGCCGCCGACCTGCCGGAGGAAGCCGGGGAAACCCTCCTGCGCCGCCACGCGCAGGAGCCGTGGCGGCAGTTCGCCTCCCTCGTCACGGCGAAGCTGCCGCTCGAGCTGGCCGAAGGGATCGACCCCCGCATCAGCGAGGCCTCCGGCCGCTACCACCACGCCCGCCAGCTCCAGGCCGATCTCCAATTGCTGCGCCGCTCCCTGGTCGACGTCGGCGCGCGGCGGATCGCCGCGCAGGACCTCGATCCCGTCATCCGCCTGGTCGACGTCGTCGGCTTCCACCTGGCCGCGCTCGACATCCGGCAGAACAGCCGCTTCCACGATCTGGCGCTGGCCCAGCTCATGAACGCCGCCGGCATGGACGGCGACGGGTTTCTGAAGATGGGCGAAGAGGAGCGGCTCGAGTTCCTCCGCATGGAGCTGGCCTCCCCGCGCCCCTTCACCCACCCGCACACCTTCCTGGGGCCGGAGTCGGAGGCGGTGCAGAGCTGCTACGTCGTCCTCGTCTCCCACCTGCGCAAATACGGCGCGGAAGGCGTCGGCGCGCTCATCGTCAGCATGACGCGGCGGCTGTCCGACCTGCTCGTCGTCTACCTCCTGGCGCGGGAGGCCGGTCTGGCCCGCACCACGGAGGAGGGCCTCGTCTGCCTCCTGCCCGTCGTCCCCCTCTTCGAGACGATCGACGACCTCCAGCACAGCCCGCAGATCCTGGAGGAGTTCCTCCAGCACCCGATCACCCGCCGCAGCCTCCAGGCGCAGCAAAACGGCACCGTTCTTCACCTCCTGGACCGCGCCATCCACGGCCCGTCCCACGTGGAGGAAAAGCCGCTGACCCATCCCGGCCCCCTCGTCCAGCAGGTGATGATCGGCTACAGCGACAGCAACAAGGACTCCGGCATCCTCTCCAGCCAGTGGAACCTCCACCGCGCGCAGGAGACCCTCACCGCGGTGGGGAAGCGGTGCGGCGTCCGGCTCCGCTTCTTCCACGGGCGCGGCGGCACCATCAGCCGCGGCGGCGGCCCCACCCACCGCTTCCTGGAAGCGGTCCCCGTCGGCAGCCTTCAGGGGGACCTGCGCCTGACCGAGCAGGGGGAAACCATCGCGCAGAAATACGCCAACCGCATCACGGCCACCTACAATTTGGAAATCCTCCTGGCGGGCACCGCGGGCGTCACCCTCCGGCAGGAGCACCAGCCCCGCAAGCCGCACCGGCTGGAGCCGCTCCTCGACACCCTGGCGGAGTGGAGCGGGGAGCACTACCGGCGGCTCCTCCAGCGGGAACACTTCATGGAGTTCTACGCGCAGGCCACGCCGATCGACGCGCTGGAGGTCAGCGGCATCGGCTCCCGCCCCTCCCGCCGCACCGGCCAGCGGAATTTGGAAGACCTGCGCGCGATCCCCTGGGTCTTTTCCTGGACGCAGTCCCGCTTCTACCTGCCGGGATGGTACGGCGTCGGCACCGCGCTGGAAACGCTCAAGGAAAAGGACCCGGCCACCTTCCGCGCCCTGGCCGGGCACGCGCGGGAATGGCCCTTTTTGGGCTACGTCCTCATGAACGTGGAGACGAACGTGGCCAGCGCCGACGCGGAGACGATGCGCAGCTACGCCGCGCTGGTCACCCGGAAGAAGGTGCGGGAGACGTTTTTGGGAATCATCCTGGAGGAGTTCGAGCGGACCCGCTCCCTCTTCGAGGAAATCTTCCAGGGCTCCTTCGCCGCGCGGCGGCCGCGCATGGTGAAGACCCTCCAGATGCGGGAGGAGCCCCTGGCCTTCCTCCACCGGGAGCAGATCGCGCTCCTGGCGAAGTGGCGCAAGCTGCGGGAGGGCGACCCGGCTTCCGCCGAGCAGCTCCGGCCCACGCTCCTCCTCTCGATCAACGCGATTGCGAGCGGCCTGCGGACGACGGGGTAG
- the miaB gene encoding tRNA (N6-isopentenyl adenosine(37)-C2)-methylthiotransferase MiaB: MPSVYIKTYGCQMNVRDAEQVARDLAARGYGLAQSPEDADVVLLNTCSVRDMAEQKALGQMDQLQRLKKKKPHLVLGLLGCMAQSRGAELFDALPDLDLVVGTQKFHEVAGYVDRLRAGEAPIADTEAEAGSQNAIRDHTLAPQQVTAFVSIMQGCNMHCTFCIVPSTRGPERSRPIPHIVEEVRGLVAQGVKEVTLLGQIVNLYGRHEFPKVGNQTPFTQLLRAVAAVPGLERLRFTSPHPIGFKDDVIEAIRDLPNLCEQVHLPLQSGSDRILKAMHRGYTAAKYLDLVRRLRAAIPNVSISTDIIVGFPGETEEDFAATRAVMEEAAFDQAYVFRYSPRRDTPAATMEGQLSEEVKRTRNQDLLALLDRLVAEKSRARVGTTVEILVEGESKTNPARFQGRTRGNQLVILPREERWRGQLLPVRITESTGFTDYAEPAILETETLSV, encoded by the coding sequence ATGCCCTCGGTCTACATCAAAACCTACGGCTGCCAGATGAACGTGCGCGACGCCGAGCAGGTCGCGCGCGACCTGGCGGCGCGCGGCTACGGCCTGGCGCAGAGCCCGGAGGACGCCGACGTCGTCCTCCTCAACACCTGCAGCGTCCGCGACATGGCGGAGCAGAAGGCCCTGGGCCAGATGGACCAGCTCCAGCGGCTGAAGAAAAAGAAGCCCCACCTCGTCCTCGGCCTCCTGGGCTGCATGGCGCAGAGCCGCGGGGCGGAGCTTTTCGACGCGCTGCCCGACCTCGACCTCGTCGTCGGCACGCAGAAGTTTCACGAGGTGGCGGGCTACGTCGACCGGCTGCGCGCCGGGGAGGCCCCCATCGCCGACACGGAAGCCGAGGCCGGCTCCCAGAACGCGATCCGGGACCACACGCTGGCCCCGCAGCAGGTGACCGCCTTCGTCTCCATCATGCAGGGGTGCAACATGCACTGCACCTTCTGCATCGTCCCCTCCACGCGCGGGCCGGAACGGAGCCGCCCGATCCCCCACATCGTGGAGGAGGTGCGCGGCCTCGTCGCCCAGGGGGTGAAGGAGGTGACGCTCCTGGGCCAGATCGTGAATCTCTACGGCCGCCACGAGTTCCCGAAGGTCGGCAACCAGACCCCCTTCACCCAGCTCCTGCGCGCGGTGGCCGCCGTGCCGGGGCTGGAGCGGCTGCGCTTCACCTCTCCCCACCCGATCGGCTTCAAGGACGACGTGATCGAGGCGATCCGCGACCTGCCGAACCTCTGCGAGCAGGTCCACCTGCCGCTCCAATCCGGCAGCGACCGGATCCTGAAGGCGATGCACCGCGGCTACACCGCCGCCAAATACCTCGACCTGGTCCGGCGGCTGCGCGCCGCCATCCCCAACGTCTCGATCAGCACGGACATCATCGTCGGCTTCCCCGGGGAGACGGAGGAGGACTTCGCCGCCACGCGCGCGGTGATGGAGGAGGCCGCCTTCGACCAGGCCTACGTCTTCCGCTACTCTCCGCGCCGGGACACCCCCGCCGCCACGATGGAGGGCCAGCTTTCCGAGGAGGTGAAGAGGACGCGCAACCAGGACCTCCTGGCGCTGCTCGACCGCCTGGTGGCGGAAAAGAGCCGCGCGCGCGTCGGCACCACCGTCGAGATCCTCGTCGAGGGGGAGAGCAAGACCAACCCCGCCCGCTTCCAGGGCCGCACGCGCGGCAACCAGCTGGTCATCCTCCCCCGCGAGGAGCGGTGGCGCGGCCAGCTCCTGCCCGTCCGCATCACGGAGTCGACCGGCTTCACCGACTACGCCGAGCCCGCCATTTTAGAAACCGAGACTCTTTCCGTATGA